Proteins from a single region of Apium graveolens cultivar Ventura chromosome 7, ASM990537v1, whole genome shotgun sequence:
- the LOC141674433 gene encoding protein FAR1-RELATED SEQUENCE 5-like, protein MYAIRTQWIGAYTKQHFSAGMTTTSRSESTNSFFDEYVQSSTGLKEFIENSQKALETQYLKEVKADYDSEQLERRLVLHSSLEMHASEIYTKEMFKRFQKELMKSTCYIVNSVKNNETYMSKLYLVEKATLPENCRRKYRVTVFMYEKIGCSCKKFEHSGMICKHIIRYLDKKQKIKIPESLIMGRWTMNGNKIVGPLPYAPPDIGNDGASQPLRYGALCKSFQDLAASGSCSVSRYKYLMGVIDREKRYLKDAFTNEERRERTHEAKTQEDYQHDPIFDPPTSKTKGRKKTKRYKSGIETATSKIKIKPRKCNYCGAIGGEHDARNCPLREEHNRRNF, encoded by the coding sequence ATGTATGCTATTAGAACTCAATGGATTGGTGCTTACACGAAGCAACATTTTTCCGCTGGCATGACTACAACTTCAAGAAGCGAGTCTACAAATTCTTTTTTTGATGAATATGTGCAATCATCTACCGGTTTGAAGGAATTCATTGAGAACTCCCAAAAGGCTTTGGAGACACAATATCTGAAGGAGGTTAAAGCCGATTATGACAGCGAACAATTGGAAAGGAGATTAGTTTTGCACTCATCCTTGGAAATGCATGCATCCGAAATCTACACGAAAGAAATGTTCAAACGGTTTCAAAAGGAGCTTATGAAAAGTACATGTTACATCGTGAACAGTGTCAAAAACAATGAAACTTATATGTCGAAACTGTATTTGGTTGAGAAGGCTACCCTGCCGGAGAATTGCAGAAGAAAATATCGAGTGACAGTTTTCATGTATGAAAAAATTGGATGCTCGTGTAAGAAGTTTGAACATTCCGGGATGATTTGCAAACACATAATCCGTTATCTTGacaaaaaacaaaaaatcaaGATACCGGAAAGTCTCATCATGGGTAGGTGGACAATGAACGGCAACAAAATTGTGGGGCCTCTTCCATATGCTCCTCCCGATATTGGTAATGATGGTGCATCACAACCATTAAGGTATGGTGCATTGTGCAAATCTTTTCAAGATTTAGCTGCTTCCGGTAGTTGTTCTGTTTCACGGTATAAATACTTAATGGGTGTGATTGATAGAGAGAAGAGATACTTGAAAGATGCTTTTACGAATGAAGAGCGTAGAGAAAGAACCCATGAGGCAAAAACTCAAGAGGACTACCAACATGATCCAATATTTGATCCTCCAACGTCGAAAACTAAAGGAAGGAAGAAAACAAAAAGATATAAAAGTGGAATTGAGACGGCAACTTCAAAGATCAAGATCAAGCCTCGAAAGTGCAATTATTGTGGGGCGATCGGAGGAGAACATGATGCAAGAAACTGTCCCCTAAGGGAGGAGCATAATCGAAGAAATTTTTAG
- the LOC141672054 gene encoding ADP,ATP carrier protein 1, mitochondrial-like, with protein sequence MMDPANHPSVIQKINFGFQHPSLRQRKCKDGSFSDAGLQYPMVQPNRSRHDISVVSSAVAPVFVQAPQEKGVKGFLTDFLMGGVSAAVSKTAAAPIERVKLLIQNQDEMLKSGRLSEPYKGIGDCFSRTMKDEGLMSLWRGNTANVIRYFPTQALNFAFKDYFKSLFNFKKDRDGYWKWFAGNLGSGGAAGASSLLFVYSLDYARTRLANDAKAAKKGGGRQFNGLIDVYKKTLASDGVAGLYRGFNISCVGIIVYRGLYFGMYDSLKPVLLTGKMQDSFFASFALGWVITNGAGLASYPIDTVRRRMMMTSGEAVKYKGSMDALNQIMKNEGAKSLFKGAGANILRAIAGAGVLAGYDKLQVVLLGKKYGSGGG encoded by the exons ATGATGGATCCAGCAAACCATCCAAGTGTGATACAGAAAATAAATTTTGGTTTCCAACACCCGTCTTTGCGCCAGAGAAAATGTAAAGATGGGAGTTTCAGTGATGCTGGTTTGCAGTATCCAATGGTGCAGCCAAATCGATCCAGACATGATATATCAGTTGTGTCTTCAGCAGTAGCACCAGTTTTTGTCCAAGCACCCCAGGAGAAAGGCGTTAAAGGGTTTCTCACCGATTTTCTCATGGGAGGAGTCTCTGCAGCTGTATCCAAGACTGCTGCTGCCCCAATTGAACGTGTGAAGCTTCTGATCCAGAACCAGGATGAGATGCTCAAATCTGGGAGGCTTTCTGAACCATACAAAGGTATAGGTGATTGTTTCAGCCGAACAATGAAGGATGAAGGTTTAATGTCATTATGGAGAGGAAATACTGCTAATGTCATTCGTTACTTCCCAACCCAG GCCTTGAACTTTGCTTTTAAGGACTACTTTAAGAGCCTTTTCAACTTTAAGAAAGACAGAGATGGATACTGGAAATGGTTTGCCGGTAACTTGGGATCTGGAGGTGCTGCTGGTGCTTCGTCCCTTCTCTTTGTTTACTCGCTGGACTATGCTAGAACTCGTCTcgcaaatgatgcaaaggcagcCAAAAAAGGTGGAGGAAGACAATTTAATGGCTTAATTGACGTCTACAAGAAAACATTGGCATCAGATGGTGTTGCAGGGCTTTATCGTGGATTTAACATTTCATGCGTTGGGATCATTGTTTATCGTGGTCTATACTTTGGAATGTATGATTCCTTGAAGCCAGTCCTCCTCACCGGGAAGATGCAG GATAGTTTCTTTGCTAGCTTTGCCCTTGGTTGGGTTATCACTAATGGCGCTGGCCTAGCATCCTATCCCATCGACACTGTTCGCAGAAGAATGATGATGACATCTGGTGAAGCTGTGAAGTACAAAGGCTCAATGGATGCACTTAATCAGATTATGAAGAATGAGGGTGCTAAATCTCTCTTCAAAGGTGCTGGTGCCAATATTTTACGTGCTATCGCTGGTGCTGGTGTTCTTGCTGGTTACGATAAGCTGCAAGTGGTACTTCTCGGAAAGAAGTACGGATCCGGTGGTGGTTAA